The stretch of DNA CTGTCACACACGCAACCTAGCTCGATCAAGTAGCCAGCCATGGCGATGGCCGGCGTTGCTATAAATACCCTAGCCATGGCGTTGCGACATGGCAAGTGCTACTACACTTAGAGCAAGACCAGCAGCTAGCGGCAACCATGGCCACTACTCGCGcgctcgtcttcctcctcggcgtcgtcgccgtcgtgtgcGGCGTCGACGCGGTGACCATCACCGTGGTGAACCGGTGCAGCTACACGGTGTGGCCGGGCGCGCtcccgggcggcggcgtgcggctgGACCCGGGCAGGTCGTGGACGCTCAACGTGCCCTCCGGCACAAAGGCCGCCAGGATCTGGCCGCGCACGGGCTGCAGTTTCGACGGCAGCGGGCGCGGCCGCTGCGTCACCGGCGACTGCCGCAACGCGCTGGCCTGCTCCGTGTCCGgcacgccgccgacgacgctgGCGGAGTACACCCTGGGCACCCCGGGCGTGGGCGACTCCACCGACTACTTCGACCTGTCCGTGATCGACGGGTTCAACGTGCCGATGAGCTTCCAGCCGGCCAGCAACGGCGAGCGgtgcagccggcggcgcgggccgACGTGCGCGGTGGACATCACGGCGCAGTGCCTGCCGGAGCTGAGGGTGGCGGGGGGGTGCGACAGCGCGTGCGGCAGGTTCGGCGGCGACACCTACTGCTGCCGGGGACAGTACGAGCACAACTGCCCGCCGACCAAGTACTCCAAGTTCTTCAAGGAGAAGTGCCCTGACGCCTACAGCTACGCCAAGGACGATCAGAGCAGCACCTTCACCTGCCCTGCCGGCACCAACTATCAGATCGTCATGTGCCCTTAAATCATgacttatatataattaaacctGATATTGTATGCTCACATCTATATATGCAATAATAAGGGCATATAGTAGTGATGTTGTTGATCACTGCTACGTGCATTGGCAATTTGGCATGCACATGCTCCATGTAATGTTAAGTTGGTGAATGATGATGAATAAATCGTATCTTTAATTTCTATCTATATGATACATATGTGCGTGGACTTTAATTAAAGCACTCGATCATCTCTCGCTTGCTATCTAGGAAcagtaatactccctccatcccaaattaACCATTATATAAGGTCTAagagcaggctataagccagctataagtatattttaaagagataaaaaagaagagagaagagatatgagctactaatttgtagcctgctgcacacggactccaagacaaaatctgtgtatgacatgtgagaccatgtattgatgttttgtaggtaactattgtatgaattgactattagatcggctataaatgaattggagccagtagttggctatactattgaaatTGCTCTAAGAATAAAAGACCAATAATCTATTTAATCAGCATTGAAAAAGCTAGAGAAATTAACACACATCCCAAGGTccatttatacatataaaattgaaatttataaATCACACAAAAACCGATTGGATGGATGCACGTAAGCATTTAATGTGCGTTTGAACCGAAGGTTGTTCACATTCAAGTAATGCATTATAGGATATCTTCCCCtatatgataaataatttgagatttttctttttctcttatatgctaatttttgtttttaagtatCTGTTTAGCTTTGAAATCAATATGGAATGATTAAAATCGTAAGAATCGGtgcataaatgcttatattgttgtatgaaatttaaatactaactaaaaataattatattttgatacagATGGAGTAAGTAGTATTGCTAACACccgaaatataaatatttataggttatttagcagacattaagattgaaaaaaaaattatggtgcccattattaataaatcaggAATAGATCCAATGTAAGGATACGTGGgggataaaatataaagaactagcttcaataaaaagtaatcGATAAGTAGTACTATAAatactattaaaaatactCATATTTTGATGTCAgatttaaataaatgatatttatatGACGGAGCAAGCAGTGCACATATACGTAGCCGTACCATGCATACATACGCTTCCAATGCAAATTAAATTTCGGCGAAATGCACGGTCGATTTTTATGTCCGCTGCTTGTTTCTCCTTAGTTATATTTTCCTTCGTCTTGTAGAAATACGTTGTAGTCTTGTAGAAGATAAGAGACACCAGTTGGAAAAAATTGGAAGATGAACCAATTAACGTGTAGACCGCGGCAACTGTATTGTGGAATtgtagaaaattaattaaacattcTTCGTGCATGTGTTGCCTAAGCTATAGGTAACATTCCACTAGGTGGATATAATtgatatctaaaattaaattttagaaataactATGCGACAAAACGTATCTAAAAGGTGTCTGaatttatttctaatatttacgCATGTTtaatattaacttttatagtatcctatatttttttatatttgagatAGATATACATGTTCCATGTATTATTGGGTTTTCGAGTTTCTTTTGAATGAggggtattttttttgtttgaatatatttttggatgtatGCAGTACAGAGTATCGGACGAGTATCGGAAGAGTTTTGGGAGTTAAGTATTAAATTTCTCTTGTGATGCtctcttgtttagtttgcaaaaagattttgcaaaaacatcacatcaaaactttaaacacatatttgaagtattaaacatagtctaattacaaaacaaatttcagattccgcctgaaaaccgcgagacgaatcttttgagcctaatt from Oryza brachyantha chromosome 12, ObraRS2, whole genome shotgun sequence encodes:
- the LOC102708853 gene encoding protein P21-like, with translation MATTRALVFLLGVVAVVCGVDAVTITVVNRCSYTVWPGALPGGGVRLDPGRSWTLNVPSGTKAARIWPRTGCSFDGSGRGRCVTGDCRNALACSVSGTPPTTLAEYTLGTPGVGDSTDYFDLSVIDGFNVPMSFQPASNGERCSRRRGPTCAVDITAQCLPELRVAGGCDSACGRFGGDTYCCRGQYEHNCPPTKYSKFFKEKCPDAYSYAKDDQSSTFTCPAGTNYQIVMCP